Proteins from a single region of Candidatus Binatia bacterium:
- a CDS encoding transketolase C-terminal domain-containing protein — protein sequence MRTLDAAAFSMHLVDYRAGDIKQVPTRNGFGEGLIEAGSRNRNVLGICADLSESTRFEGFRKAHPEQYIEIGVSEQMLVAMAGGLAAVGKIPWIASYAMFNPGRSWEQVRTIMALNETNVKIAGAHAGVSVGPDGATHQAIEDIAIMRVIPHMLVVVPCDSVQTKKAALALSEAWGPTYLRFGREKSPVITTEQTPFEIGKAQTFREGRDVAIVACGILVYNALIAADKLAREDGIECRVVNNHTVKPMDEPAILDAARACGAIVTVEEHQMHAGMGSRVAEILAQHHPTPIEFVGVNDRFGQSGDPAELIEHYGMGVGAIEQAVRRAHRRKTV from the coding sequence ATGCGCACCTTAGACGCCGCGGCCTTTTCGATGCACCTCGTCGACTATCGCGCCGGCGACATCAAGCAAGTGCCGACGCGCAACGGGTTCGGCGAGGGCCTCATCGAGGCAGGCTCGCGCAACCGCAACGTTCTGGGCATCTGTGCCGACCTTTCGGAATCGACGCGCTTCGAAGGCTTCCGCAAGGCACATCCGGAGCAATACATCGAGATCGGCGTCTCGGAGCAGATGCTCGTCGCGATGGCCGGCGGGCTGGCCGCGGTCGGCAAGATTCCGTGGATCGCCAGCTACGCCATGTTCAACCCCGGCCGCTCGTGGGAGCAAGTGCGCACGATCATGGCGCTCAACGAGACCAACGTAAAGATCGCCGGCGCGCACGCCGGCGTCTCCGTCGGTCCCGACGGCGCGACGCATCAGGCGATCGAAGACATCGCGATCATGCGCGTCATCCCGCACATGCTCGTGGTCGTGCCGTGCGACTCGGTGCAAACGAAGAAGGCGGCGCTCGCGCTCTCGGAGGCGTGGGGGCCGACGTACCTGCGCTTCGGACGCGAGAAGTCGCCGGTGATCACGACGGAGCAGACGCCATTCGAGATCGGCAAGGCGCAGACGTTCCGCGAGGGACGCGACGTCGCCATCGTAGCCTGCGGCATCCTCGTCTACAACGCGCTCATCGCCGCCGACAAGCTCGCGCGTGAAGACGGCATCGAATGCCGTGTCGTTAACAATCACACGGTCAAGCCCATGGACGAGCCCGCCATCTTGGACGCTGCGCGCGCGTGCGGCGCGATCGTGACGGTCGAGGAGCATCAGATGCACGCCGGGATGGGGTCACGCGTCGCGGAGATCCTAGCGCAGCACCACCCGACGCCGATCGAGTTCGTTGGCGTGAACGACCGTTTCGGGCAATCCGGCGACCCCGCGGAGCTCATCGAGCACTACGGCATGGGCGTCGGGGCGATCGAGCAGGCTGTTCGCCGCGCCCACCGCCGCAAGACGGTTTAG
- a CDS encoding transketolase, with translation MQTLTPETLKELRLKANDVRQGIIRSLLAAGSGHSAGPLDMSDVFTALYGYLMRHDPARPDWPDRDRLLLSCGHIAPVRYSAMANFGYFPVDELLTLRKFGSRLQGHPERVSLPAVETTSGPLGEGLAQGVGMALGARMDGKGFRVWVVTSDAEHQCGLHWEAVLTGAKFKLDNLTAIVDRNFIQIDGSTEDVMPLEPLIDKYRAFNWEVLECDGNDIAAFIETARRATQCVGRPQVIVARTVPGKGVSFMEGDYTWHGKPPNAQQADEALRELAAERESILACAP, from the coding sequence ATGCAAACGCTCACCCCGGAGACCCTTAAGGAGCTGCGACTAAAGGCGAACGACGTGCGGCAGGGCATCATTCGTTCGCTGCTGGCCGCCGGCTCGGGTCACTCCGCCGGACCGTTGGACATGTCGGACGTGTTCACGGCGCTTTACGGCTACTTGATGCGCCACGATCCGGCCCGCCCCGACTGGCCCGACCGCGATCGGCTGTTGCTGTCGTGCGGTCACATCGCGCCCGTTCGCTACTCGGCGATGGCTAACTTCGGATACTTCCCAGTCGACGAACTGCTCACGCTGCGCAAGTTTGGCTCCCGGCTTCAAGGGCACCCCGAGCGCGTCAGTCTTCCCGCGGTCGAGACGACGTCCGGCCCGCTGGGCGAAGGCCTCGCGCAGGGCGTCGGCATGGCGCTGGGCGCCAGGATGGACGGCAAGGGCTTCCGCGTGTGGGTGGTCACCTCCGACGCCGAACATCAATGCGGGCTGCATTGGGAAGCCGTGTTGACCGGAGCAAAGTTCAAGCTCGACAATCTCACGGCGATCGTCGATCGCAATTTCATTCAGATCGACGGCAGCACGGAAGATGTCATGCCGCTGGAACCGCTGATCGACAAATATCGCGCCTTCAACTGGGAAGTGCTCGAGTGCGACGGCAACGACATTGCAGCGTTCATCGAGACCGCGCGGCGCGCGACGCAATGCGTGGGCCGGCCGCAGGTGATCGTCGCGCGCACCGTCCCCGGTAAGGGCGTATCCTTCATGGAAGGCGACTACACGTGGCACGGGAAGCCGCCGAACGCGCAACAAGCCGACGAAGCGCTGCGCGAGCTCGCCGCCGAGCGGGAAAGCATTCTGGCATGCGCACCTTAG